TATCATGACCAAggacaaattatgtttaaatgttaatgagAATATAACTTATCTGTCtctattttattaacatttattcaaaGGTTTGCTACGCAGCAGAACTCAAAGTGCATCCCAGTTCCTGATAGTGTTGACAAATGTGAAAAGGTCACAATAGATGTGTTGAATTACGCCTTGTCATGACAAACCAGTTACCAATGATTTTAGCTCCCTGCATCTGGAAAATGAGGACTTGGCTGAGATGTGGCCTTCAGGACTTTTAGCTATCTCTGCACTTTATCTTCACCAGTGtttgacagaaaagaaaatgcattagTCTGCTATAGGAAAATAAGTTCCACTGCAGATAGAGTACCAAGGCTTCAATGCAACAAATCTGCCATGAAGCCTAACTGAAACTGACCTTTATAAAGTCACAAGATTTGGTTCCAAAGTGACACTTTTTCCGGAAAAAAAGCAGGGTGATTTACTGGCACAAATCAAGCACGATCTCTGTTGGCATCTTCCTATGAATTTAAAGCTACTGAAACGAAATTCAAAGTGAGGTTTTCCCAAAACTGAAGCATGGGAGCATATAAAAACTGCACAGAATCTCAGTAATAACTCAGTGATGAGGCAGTGCTCACTCTGAGAAATGAGGCATTCTCCTTCTGCAAAATATGGGCTCAAATAACTCCACTGCACTCATTCAAGAGTGTTACCGCACAGAGAATAAATGCGTTTTGACATAccaaacatattttaatcaaCGCCTGGATAAGACAGAATGAATCACTGTACTGTGTTACACATCCTGGTGCTCCTATTGTTGTTTCTGCACAGTAAGAACAAAGGGGCTGTCAGTGACAGACAGTATTAAATATTGTCAAACACCTACAGCCTATTTGCTATTTAATATGTACTCTGCAGGCCAGAGAATGTATGCAGGCTAATAATATCTCAGTCAGAAACATCATCCGACCCAGAGAGTGAGCGGTGGTGATTTCACCAGAGGCTGAAAGATTCAGACCTGAGCGGTCGGCTGATCCAGCGCTATGAAACGGCACAATTTCAAATTGATTCTGAAATAGGAAAGCGCTATTCACACGGAGCCACTGGTCTGTAACTCTGGGCTGTCCTCGAGTGGCTGTGCACACTCAACATGCCCTGTACATCTGTGTGGGTTTCATGTAAGGACATCGGATTGGCGGCTGCAATGAGGCAAAGCATGTACGTTTCCGGCCTTCAGCAGCTGCCTTTTGGCAATCTACAGGTGCGTGCATCTGTCCTGTGAGCTTGCACGACTGGGATACACGTTGAGAGGAGGCCTGTGTCATGATGCGCTCGTCAGACGATTGTGTTCCCAACACCAGAGGAGACGTAATGGGAGTGGACAAGCCTGGGAAAGGATCAGTGAGCAATGAGCATTCTCCAGCTGAGAAGAGACGGGAGAAAAATGCTGGGCTGAGACCAAAACAATGTAAGCGATAACAGTCATCAAACACACCCTATTTAAAAGTCTGGGCTGAAAATGGGATCAGACTGAAATGAAGCTCCAGTATCAGTGATATGGAAACAATTGACCGACCAGATTAGCAGCATTGTCATGAGTGACCACGGctgtgtgtagtgtttttagTATCTATTTAAGTCAATGGCCGTTCAGTCATTTTGTACAGTGGgtacagaaagtattcagacccctttaaatctttcaccctttgtttcattgcagccatttgctaaaatcgaaaaagaaAGTTTGGCTAACAGTTAAGTGAAGGCaatttttgcaatttttgcAATAAAAGGTTTGACAAAGTCTGCCGTCAGGTTCTAGATTTTCTAACGCCTTTAAACATGTGCAGGAGTCTAGTTTTCTCCCCAGACAACTTGAATTGCAATATACTGAAAGGATATTATGGAATTATAGCCCGATGTCGCAAAAGCCAGTAagagccagagccctgacctaaacccaattgagcatctctggagagacctgaaaatggctgtccaccaattCTTcctcaccatccaacctgacagaactggagaggatctgcaaggaagaatggcagaggatccccaaatccaggtgtgagaaacttgttgcatcattcccaagaagactcatggctgtactagctcaaaggggtgcttctactcaatactgagcaaagggtctgaatacttatgaccatgtgatatttcagtttttcttttttaataaatttgcaaaaatttctacatttctgtttttttctgtcaagatgggttgctgagtgtacactCTGCTTAACGCcataaagctagggtgggcgaaaacagccgttgagatttctcccatctccctactgctctctggcctctccctgccacgctacctgctgtagctcctcccaccgaacgtcagtttggctgcgttcatgtgaattcagttacattgataggaaggacgaaacacgcagggacgcaccaacgtcgttgccaaggtgaccggacagtcccacagccaataagaacggagaatcggagcctcgctctgattggtcaaagtgtacatgcactgtggcaatttttgggtgtgTGCCCctacagaggcaggggagaaacaaagttatgagcagatattctcagagcacttcaccttacatatagctgactggctattaggacagtttttccaaatattacagtaaagaaattaattaattaatttcccAAGATGGGTTGCTAGctttaatgcgaaaaaaatatgaactttttcgattttagcaaatggctgcaatgaaacaaagagtgaaaaatttaaaggggtctgaatactttccgtacccactgtatgtcaGGACAGAGGACAAGCCCTTGACCAGATGTGCTGACTGCTCCGGTAACAGGGACACAGCTTCAGGGTCTCCAGAGGACTCAGTGGGACTGGTTTCATGATGACAAACATCAGCAATAAAATGTTCTGGTCCCCTGAGAGACTCTGACTATCACTCAGACCGTCCACTTAGTCCTGTTCAGAGCAGACAGCAAAATCCACGATACTGCACTGTGCCATGATGGGTTTAAGATATATCATCCCATATACTGGATGGTGTATTATTAGAAATACtgaaaggaactaaaggaaaaGTCACGTTTTCAGAAGATTTGCTTCCTTGCCAAGAGTTATATGTGAAGATTGATACTAAGCTACACTGGCTCTGTTCAAAGTAGAAAAAATATGCCTACTCTAAACTCTCAAGATGTGTCACATGGCATCTCATTCAGTACACTGACAATTATGTAAAACAATGATTTGTGTTGTACAGATAGATACAGGTAGAGACTTCATGGGCGGATAAAGGGTGGAGATGGAATAAAGATGAATACTAATATGGATATAGATCAAAGGTTTGGAATCAGCTGTTACATTGatgttcttctttcttctttaatAAGGGCTATTTTAACaatggtaaaaaaacattattattcagacaacaaatatattatttaggTTTTAAGCAGTTTTGGCCCcaagaaaataacaattaaagcTGGGGTAGGCTTTTTTTGCAACATCGGGCTATAATTCCATAATATCCTTTCAGTATATTGCAATTCAAGTTGTCTGGGGGAGAAAACTAGACTCCTGCACATGTTTAAAGGCGTTAGAAAATCTAGAACCTGACGGCAGGCTTTGTCAAACCTTGAGGTTTATTGCAAAAATTGCCTTCACTTAACTGTTAGCCAAACTTTCAGCATCACACATTATGGAAAGTTTGTGTCTGATTCATGCTTTAGAGACGTTCATTATGTGGTGTAGTGGGAGGGTAACATGCTTTGATTTGTGGCTCTGTCCCTTGCATGGACACAGCAGTTCATCTCCAGCGTGTTCAGAATTCAGAGCTCATTTAACAGAATGTTATAAGGTAGAGATGTAGGAGCTACCTGGTGCTCCTTTAGACATCAATCGAATCACTCATCCAAGAATTGAAATCAAAGTTttgctaaattaaattatttgacAGCACAGAATCATTACGGTTCCAGTTTATATCCAATACATATAAATGGTGTTACCAATAATGTTGTAACACTGGAAGAAAGTAGCTGCATGCTAACCGTTAGCTCCTACCTATTGGGGTTTGTTGAGGCTACAATGTACCTCAGCTAATAACCAGCTGTGCATAATGAAGACTCATTTATCAGAAATATTAACTCCTTAAACAAAATGCTAATATTTAACTTCGTTTTAACATGAATTTtgttgcagtttatttttatacatttgatgAGCATGTTTTTGAAATTTTAAACGAGAAAACccaaaacacttgaaaagaactttacaaatatattaataGGAATGTGAACCTCATCCGTTCATATGCCATTTAAACGATTCTGAGGGAGAATGGTCCCATTGGTAACAGCTACAGATGAACAATTAGTCAATTATTCCATAAGCCCATCAACAGAAAATTATCTgacaacaattttgataaaCGATTAATcttttcaatcatttttgaGGCAAAAAGAGCCAAGGATTACATTGTTCCATGCCTCCCAGTTATGAGTATTTGCTGCTATCcaattgaatatatttggattTGGGTTGTTCCAGCCAAACATGCCATTTGATCAGCTTGGAAACAGTGATGTCCATTATTCACCagtttcttacattttatatacCAAGCAATTCATTGAGAATATGATCACCAGATTAATCaatgaaaaacattgttttatttgcagccCTGTATAAACTTTTTATCAGCTTTGTCCTAATGTTCTAATACTGTAATCTGCATTAAAAGTGCATCCAGTAGGACACGTCACCCCTGCAAAATCTGTTATGCATTAACTCCACACTATCACTGCCGGCAGTTATTTCTGTATTGTTGCgaactgtaaataaaatgatccaaaaacattaataaactcCTTTTCAGACCATTGCTTATGATGAATAAACGCAAACCTTTTTCAAACTTGTTTTACACGTGTGCACTGCAGTGACATGTGGAACTTTCAAAGAGGATGTTTTATGTCGcagcattaaaaacacaagtgtgaaaaaaaagcaaggCCCTCGTTAATGTTATCAGTAGCATTGGgcttttgcaaatttccccgctgtgggactaataaaggattatcttatcttatcttttcctACTATAACATGACGGAaatgtgtttcttgttttttcttaaggGAATGGACTGGATAATGCATCTGAAATacttctcattttcttttgtgttggcTGCAAAGGAAAGCTCTAAGCCTATTTAGCCTCAACCCTCATCTGAAGCTTCCTAATAGACATGCAGGCAGTGTGTGTAGCCGCATACACGACACGCTGTAGCTTTTCCCCCACTGGTAAATGCATTTTGTAAATGGCGAACTTAAAATAGGAGCCACACACAAAGCATCAAACAGCTCTGTTTAGTAGATTCATAAAGATGTTATGTAAACCTGGGCAGCCCTGAGGACAACATACACATAGAGACACATCTAGGTGATGGATTTTTACTGGGTTTTCAGACTTATTCTACACATGCATATAAAGTGTGATTGTGAAATAAACATGTATACGTACAACCCTAAATGTAAAGGTGAATTAGTTCCATTAGCAGTGTCAAGTTACTGCTTCTACTCAGGTTTTCTCCTCATATTGAGCTCTAAGCATTGAAATGGCATGGTTGTCCTCCTTCTCGATTGGACAGATACCTGCTGTCAGAGAATTTTGGCTTGGCCCATCAACAGTTGCTGTCCTTTCCACTGTTGGTCGTCCCTCTTTTAGAGGACAAAGCCGCGGCGGTGCATTTCATCTCCCGGTTGGACAGCACCGCAGGTTTGTGGTAGCAGCTCCTCAGCCCCTTCCGGAAGCGTATGGTGAACAGGCCATAGATGATTGGGTCCAGGCAGGCGTTGAAAAGCCCGAAGATGAACAGGATGTGGGTGAGAGAATGGGAGACTTTCCCCTCCAGGTCGTCCGGAAAGAACCAGTACCACAAACCCAACAGGTAGTACGGAGTCCAGCAGACTATGAAGCAGATCACTATGACAATGCTCATTTTCAGAGTTCTCATTCTGGCTTTGGGGATGTTGTTCTTGGAGCAACGGAGATGTGGCTCGTTGGAGGACActgaaggaaagagagagagagagtccagtATTAACGGACGGATGGGATGGGAGCATGCAACATGGTGACTAAAATGGTCTTTTTCTGACCCACTCCTCTATGTTCTGACCAACAGAACCAGGATATGAACTTACTGTTATTTGTTGTCATCCATTTGGAGATCTGGATGAAGATCCTGGTGTAGCAGATTATCATTATGACCAGTGGCAGAAGGAAGAGGCAGGAGAAGGTGAACATGTTGTAGGCTGTTTCCTGCCAGTGAGTGAAGAAGCTGCCCCTAGTGGTGCACTGGGTAAAGTTCGTTGGATATGTGATGCTCACAATATGGAAAATGAACATCTGTGGAATTAAAATGGAAAACTATAAGGATAGCATTTTGCTGGCGGCAGCTGTCATGCAGTATATTCTTTGCCCTGATGGTTCGGCAGAGGTTGGATGGAAAGATTAAAGcattatgtttgtttgaccatAAAGCCCAGTATAGGAGTCACATTCATGTAGGTCAAATGCCAGTGTTTGATGGAAAttcataattatatattttattataatattgctttttgttccaatcaacagtccaaaagcAAACGATATTCAGCTAACTAATctaaaagaaaagcattaaatCATCAGCgaatgtttgtatatttttgcaaaaggattgattaattatcaaaaataattgCAGATTAGTTTGCAATCATTTCAGATGTAATCTAATTGCATCTGCATCATGAACCTGATCAACAGTGTTAAATGCTAAGCTGCCATACGTCTCAAtgtttacagtgaagcattCATACCGCCAGGATTAGGGATTCAACATCACAACATCTCCTACAACCCAGCACTCCTCTCCGAAATCCGTTGATTTGGTCTTTAACTCAACTAAACAACCTTTCTCGTAAAACCAGTGTCACCTGGTCTTACCTGAGGGATGGAGAACAAGGCGCTCATAGTCCACGCCACCACCAGCATGACCCGGTTCCTCCTCCGCGCCATGCTGATGGCCAGAGGGTTGAGGATGGCCGACTGTCTGTCCAGACTGATCACCACGGTGACAAAGGCACAGGAGTACATGGCCTGCAGCTTGAGGAACATCAGGAGCCTGCAGGCCAGGTCGCCGGCCAGCCACTGGACGGTGATGTTCCACACGGCGTCCACGGGCATCACGATGAAGGTGACCAAGAGATCGGCCACAGTCAGATTGATTATCAGAACTCGGACATGGGACTTGGGCTTGTGGCTGTTGGCCGCCCACAGCACAGCCAAATTGCATAAAGTTGAAATGCCACACAGGATGAAGGTGACGATCACTCGGACTTTGGCCGCCGTGGAGAAGGTGGGCAGCTGCGGTGCTCCACTGTCCACTGACGTCCAGTTACAGTGGGGAGGAGACAGCCAGTCACAGCTGCCGTCGAGGTCACATCCTGAGCTCTGCTGATACTCCGTGACTGCCGGATCACAGGAGACGTTCATCTTCTGACCCTCTCCAGGGAGTCAGCGTTTGTCGCTCAGCTACATGGGCCGGCGGTGCCTGGGGCAGGGAGATAAGGCAAAATACATCTACATGAGCCTTTTGCGTGAAGTTGGTGCAATATATTAATTTGCATGGATTTGCATAAGGAGGCTGAGAGAATAGTTATGTGAGTGATACAGTGGGTAGggcacatctctctctctctctgtctctctctctctctttctctgttgcTCACTGATTTGGAAATATGCTATGATTGCCCTTTGTGCATAAGGGGGTCTCCAGACTCCAGAATATGAAGCACCAACAGTAACACCTGACAACCAAGTTACTCACActcttaaaaacaatattatccTTGTGGACAAAAGGAAACATACAACCATCTTTGACGGTGCAAAttgcaaaaggaaaaaaatatatatatatatatatatatatatataatagcttcgaatttattttttttacaataatgcaAAGGAACAGCCAAGTCTCACATCCAATGAATTGAATATATTACTATCTTGAATTAAGTTTGGTGTCTACGCTTGATATCAAGAATGCTTCAAAACAATAGAACCATCAAGGGTGGCAACAAAGGGTCACATAACAAAACACTGCATGTTACAGTACACTATTTACAcaatttttctctctttttttgcaaaGCTAAAATGCAAAGCAATATATGTACATTAACATATAAATACAAGAAATAGCCAGAAGAGACTCACATTTACGTGGAGCGATGCATTCCCCACATCAGAtagtgatgaaaacaaagtgcaaTCCTCTCTCTGGAAGTCCCGGACCCTCCTTATGATGAGCACACCACCGACCTTCTGGGTGGTCTCCGGTCCTCCTTCAGGAGTTGATCAGACGCGGCTGGTTCTCCATCCTGGTGCGCGCGTCCGTGGCTCTGTGGGCGCGTCTACGAGGTCTTCATCCCATCAGCGTCAGTTCAACAAACCCGGAGCTCTGGCAAAGTTTCTAATTTTAACTCTGGCCGGAGTAAATTTGATGAGACACCGCAGACCCTAGTAGCTCTTTATAACTGCAGTAATTAGGTGCTGCATGGTCGAGCGATGATACAAGGGAGTGGAcgcaattacattacattacattacagtcatttagcagacgcttttatccaaagcgacttacaataagtgtcttcaacataggtattcaagagaactactagtcaccagaagtcataagtgcatctcctttcttaaacaagcatctaagagcagaaaccagagcaaaagtgcaacaaactaatacgaatacaataagtgcagaaataaactaatacgaatacaataagtgcaacaaactaatatgaatacaataagtgcaacaaattaATACGTATACAATaattgcagaaacaaactaatatgaatacaataagtgcaacaaattaATACGTATACAATaattgcagaaacaaactaatatgaatacaataagtgctaagtggaaggctcagggtagtacttcttgaagaggtctATCATCAAACTCCACGCTTAACACCTTCAAGAATGTGTCTCCAGCTATAGTGGGAGCAGAATCAGAGATCAGAGTCTTCTAGTTTTAACTCTGGCCGGAGTAAATTTGATGAGACACCGCAGCCCCTAGTAGCTCTTTATAACTGCAGTAATTAGGTGCTGCATGGTCGAGCGATGATACAAGGGAGTGGAcgcaattacattacattacagtcatttagcagacgcttttatccaaagcgacttacaatcagtagtatattacatatcattcacccattcacacactgatgacagggctaccatgcaaggtgccaccatcagactctaactaacattcatgcaacatccagtccacaccgatggcaagccttcgggagcaacttttAGCAACAATTACAAGAATACGCGCAAAATAAACGAATGCAATCCAAATTTAAGAATATGGTGCAGTTTGTAAGGGCTCTCTCAGAGTGCTGGTCATTTAAAGGccatattttgtgttgttgcatGAGATGGCGTGCATTGTACTACCAcatgtttctttatgtgttatttattcattgtgaCAAACTCCACCAGTAGCGTTTTCACATATGATACACAATGTTATTGTTTACATAATCAAAGCAAGAGGGACACATTTACCCCTTCCAGTCTTACATGCATAAACTCAGGCAGGCCAATGATAGGAAGAAAGTTTTCACAGGTAATATTGAGTTGTGCAGTTTTATTTGCCAGGGGATTATTGCCAGTGTTCAAAGCATGCAAAATTACATTTGGTTTTGAATTGGGTGAACCAGGTGCCACACTGTGTATCACATGACTACCAGTGAGTGAAATTTGTTGCTGGCAGTGATAAACCCACGGAGAATTCCGATCCAACTCTGCAGTTTCCATATTGGTCTTTTTGGCGACTTTCAGcacattgttttggttgtaCAGCCCTGCAGCTTTACTGTTCTGGTTAACTCTCACCGTTGTCGTTGGCTCCAGACATGCCAGGCAGATGTTTCAGCCAACGCACCGACTAAAACCAAGGTACAGACAAAGTAAGTGACCAGCTGAAGACTATAGTTTTCTTAGGGgtaggtggagaccaaaagcaGAGCTTCAAAGGATAGTGAACATTGCAGGTAGCCAGAAGCCCCTGAGTGTAACAATGTTATAGATATGTGTGCGATTACACACAAGAAAAAGGTCACCAGTAAGTAAGCCACGTACACTCAAACACCCCACACGCAttatgttgaaaacaaaaacacccgGCTGACTTGGCTTTTACGGCACATTATCAAACACCTGCACTATACGCGTACATAATATGAGCTCTTTATATGAAGTAACAAAATAAGTTGTATGTGTGCTTCCCACATGgacaattgagaaaaaaaaagggaacaaaaagGTGATTAGTGAAAGAcattactgaaaaaaacacagccagGAGTGAAAGATCTAGCATCTGTTCAAAAAAATCACAAGTGTTGACCTAAGCCACGTTGATTAGATATGATAAAACAAATTGATAACTTTTAAACCAGAATTCCTCTATGAACCACAAACTGctagtttagaaaaaaatggtCTTCATTATAAACTGCAATGATGAGCAAAAGCAAATCCACTGAATGATATGCATATGTGGacatattttccttttcctttcaaCTTATTAGACAAAAGAGAGCGACAGAAATGATGCTGAGACAGGATGACAGGTCATCATCTGGATTCAAAGCAAAGAGGTTATGACGTATACTGCTAAGCTATCACAGCACTTCGTTATGTGATGAGACAGAATAGCATCTGCTCATCACTTTCACATGAGATAAGATAGTGCTAATACATGTAAGAACCCCGTTGACCTCTAGTGTTCCtcaggggagaggaagagagacgaGAAACGCACATATTGTTGGTATGTCATTGCCGTACCTTTCAGCCGCACCCAAGCTCTCCTCGATTCAATTTCCAGCGGTGGATTATCAGCAGCCCACATGTTCAAAGTGATGTAGCAGCTGATTGTCGCTGGCCGTTGGTTTATACAGAAGTCAATCTCTGGGCTATTGTCCAAACAGGCAGTGACCTTCCCTGCTCCACAGACATCAGACCCATTTTCACGCTAATCCACAGTAATTGAGGTGCTTGTATTTAGGCTAGGTATTACGGTCATTCATTGCTTCACCGTGATCTTGCTGAAATCTCTCCCCTTCCACAACACCGCACATATTACTGCACCTGCAGGCTTGTGAATCCCATCAGTGTGTTTAACCAATTAGTTAACTGGACTCATAAAACCTGCTTCTACCTCCATTCTGAGATTATATTGAGGCTATGAAGGCATAATACGATGCTGCAGCATATCAGCTATGCAGCACGTTTTTTCTTGTTAAAGGTTTTGGTCCTTATCCGACTCAAAAGTGAAAAGTTCAAACTCTAACCTGATGGTGACGATAGATGTAGAGTTAAGGTTTTGAGGGCAACATGAATAGGTGTTTTAGACAGTTTTTGAGATACTTTTATTGTAACACACAAATGTCAACCATGTGTCGACACTCACCAAGCCATTAGGATTCATTACTATACGTTATGCACATGTATGGATTACTGAACGGGCTTACTGTGTCAGTGGCCCCCCTGGCtttaaatgtcactcaaagacaCACTTACCTAACAGGAAGAGACTGTcaatgactacaaagaaacattaatcaaatacaaagagacacagaaaaactACAATGAGACCAAATCAGTTGCAAATAATGACTCCTAGCGACTATAAAAAGGGgccaaataacaacaaagagactcaaatCGACTACaagcaaaacaaccacagacaaaaaaaagctacaacAAGAAAGGTACACTGCTGCATCGTGTGATTGAACGAACACGTTGAATACGACATCTCATATGTAGCATACAGCCTAGGCTCCTACACTACAACACTAACGGGGGAGTGCTATCTTTGAGTGAATGACAAGTCTTTTTCCAGATCATAAATAAGGACACTAGGTTGGAGAGAAGTAATTGCATGAGCAATTTTCAACAATAGGCTGTCAAGTTTTCAAGCATGACATCAATTGAACTAGGGACAGGTTTAGATCACTGTGATGCACATCTTCGAATTCACAACAAGAAGGTATTATAAAATGGGTAAC
This region of Anoplopoma fimbria isolate UVic2021 breed Golden Eagle Sablefish chromosome 2, Afim_UVic_2022, whole genome shotgun sequence genomic DNA includes:
- the LOC129100380 gene encoding putative gonadotropin-releasing hormone II receptor, which gives rise to MNVSCDPAVTEYQQSSGCDLDGSCDWLSPPHCNWTSVDSGAPQLPTFSTAAKVRVIVTFILCGISTLCNLAVLWAANSHKPKSHVRVLIINLTVADLLVTFIVMPVDAVWNITVQWLAGDLACRLLMFLKLQAMYSCAFVTVVISLDRQSAILNPLAISMARRRNRVMLVVAWTMSALFSIPQMFIFHIVSITYPTNFTQCTTRGSFFTHWQETAYNMFTFSCLFLLPLVIMIICYTRIFIQISKWMTTNNMSSNEPHLRCSKNNIPKARMRTLKMSIVIVICFIVCWTPYYLLGLWYWFFPDDLEGKVSHSLTHILFIFGLFNACLDPIIYGLFTIRFRKGLRSCYHKPAVLSNREMKCTAAALSSKRGTTNSGKDSNC